A single window of Eucalyptus grandis isolate ANBG69807.140 chromosome 1, ASM1654582v1, whole genome shotgun sequence DNA harbors:
- the LOC120296359 gene encoding auxin-responsive protein SAUR71-like: protein MASPIVKLKCNIGNIVKLKKMVSTWWRHNRAGGSGGGRNPPPDVPPGHLAVLVGTFRRRFVIKVEQLNHPILQHLLDQAYEECSHQRDGPLALPCDESLFREVVGSIERGATADPHVVSKNGGSWPRLCLDP, encoded by the coding sequence ATGGCGTCGCCAATAGTGAAACTCAAATGCAACATCGGCAACATCGTGAAGCTCAAGAAAATGGTTTCCACGTGGTGGAGGCACAACAGAGctggcggcagcggcggcggaaGGAATCCACCCCCTGATGTCCCGCCGGGCCACCTGGCTGTTCTCGTTGGGACATTTCGCCGGAGATTTGTGATCAAGGTAGAGCAACTGAACCACCCCATTTTGCAGCACCTCCTGGACCAGGCGTATGAGGAGTGCAGCCATCAGAGGGATGGGCCATTAGCTTTGCCTTGCGACGAGTCTCTCTTCCGAGAAGTGGTGGGCTCGATAGAACGCGGCGCGACTGCAGATCCTCATGTCGTGTCGAAGAACGGAGGGAGTTGGCCCCGCTTATGTCTGGATCCATGA
- the LOC104456027 gene encoding auxin-responsive protein SAUR50: MASPIAQAKCDVGNIVKIKKMASMWRKHNRAGGRRNPPSDVPPGHLAVLVGIFRRRYVIKVEQLNHPILHQLLDQAYEECSHQRDGPLALPCDESLFREVVCSIERSTITDPSSCRVEERRDLAPLVSGSMRSSAC, from the coding sequence ATGGCGTCGCCAATAGCGCAAGCCAAATGCGACGTCGGCAACATTGTGAAGATCAAGAAAATGGCTTCCATGTGGCGGAAGCACAATAGAGCCGGCGGCAGAAGGAATCCACCCTCTGACGTCCCTCCGGGCCACCTGGCTGTTCTCGTTGGGATATTTCGCCGGAGATATGTAATCAAGGTAGAGCAACTGAACCACCCCATTTTGCATCAGCTCCTGGACCAGGCGTACGAGGAGTGCAGCCATCAGAGGGATGGGCCATTAGCTTTGCCTTGCGACGAGTCTCTCTTCCGAGAAGTGGTGTGCTCGATAGAACGCAGCACGATTACAGATCCTTCCTCGTGCCGTGTCGAAGAGCGGAGGGACTTGGCCCCGCTTGTGTCTGGATCTATGAGAAGTTCGGCGTGCTAG